ATGTGATTTGTCTGCACAATAGGTGTGGCTTTGCTCAGAGTCAAGAAGCTTACGATACGGCGGTAAACGAGTTGTTTAGTACTTTGAACATGGTGGATGAGCATTTAGTGAGCTCAAGATACTTGTGTGGTGATACCATTACACTTGCAGATGTGTGTTTGTTCACGACTTTGATAAGGTTTGATAGTGTGTACAATGTTCTGTTCAAGTGCACCAAAAGGAAACTGGTTGAATATCCAAACCTTCACGGATACTTGCGGGACATATATCAGGTAAAAATAGTTCTTTTTCACATTTTGACACCATAGTGTTGCGAAATATACTGATCTTGAAAGCATTGAGTATGTGTGGATGAATGCATCACCCTTGCGTATGTCAAACATGCTGGAAAATGGGTGTCGGTTTTAGTTCGAAACACAATCTGAGCACGTCTTTGAAAATTACACTAGAAATGAAACCAAATTCGGACAAGGTTTTCCTATCATTTCTTGACAGGGTCTTTAGATGATTTTGTTTTTCACACCATTGATCTGAATGCAAATTACCTTATTTTTGGCCAAGAAACATCAAGCCCGGTTTCTGGATGCTTGTAGAATCTGGGGTGAATATGTTTTGGTGACAGCCAAACTTTTGAAGTGTTATGATTTTGAAATCTCAAACTATTAGGGATCTTGAATTGTTTGATCTTCTTGTGGACCAGATCCCAAAAGTTGCAGAAACATGCAATTTAGAAGCAATCATGGATGGATATTACAAGATCCTTTTCCCTTTGAATCCAGGCAATATTCGACCCGTAATCCCGTCCGGTTGTGAACATGATATGCTCTCTCAACCTCACAACAGGGAATCGTCATTGATTCAAGAAGATGTGAAGGTGTTTTCTACGTAAAAGATATGTCTGTAAATATTACATTCTTTGCTCTAACGACCTTGCTTATTTATTTGTATGGACAAaagtatatttaaattatatatcttttacaatacaataatatttaattactccAATAAACAATTCAAAACTtagaaattatatataaataatcgaaaaaacaattaaattcgAACTCAACTCATGTAAAAAGTCAAGTTTGACTCGAGCTCAATCAAATCAAGTTCGAGTTGAGTTTTGATTGAGCTTTTAGTTTCACTTGCTTGtattatatttgatttgaaatatatttttcattatttaatagATAAAATATCAAATCTTAAAATATTCATAAAGGTGAACACTTTGTGCAAGAACTATCTATCTTTGGtcgaataaaaataatttcaaacatttgagatgATAAGTTATTGATATTTCTAATTTCAGAACATATGTCCATGAGTCCATCGTGAGTACTAATAAAAGATGAAAACCCGTTGTATgtgttgttattatttttaatttgatcaaataatattaaacaattaacacgaaattattttcaacttAAAAgaattgttcgatttaaaagaagagttttatttagatttttttatatgtaaaatatagaGTGACTTGAGTAGTTTTTAATATGGTAAGAAGGGTAATtatagaattaaatattttggtgtcctcTAAAGTAGTGTCTCACAAAAGCTACTCCAAAAATATTCACGGATACTCGAATATCTTGTTATTTCTATTGTACTTATGACCAGTTTTCTTTCTATTGgcttattgtttttgttttccatTCTTTGAAAATTAAAGTTGCAGGTTAATGGAAAATCTCGACCATCTATCAGAGACAGTGGTATCTATGCCTTTTCTGAAAGAGTAGACCAAAACTTTACCCAAGTTTGATTTGGATGCTGAGGAACCACACAAGGGTAACAACTTGTATATGTCATTTTCACTTGGTTTATGATATAGAATTGCTATTAGCTTGATTGTGTCGATTGTTCTTATGGGAATCAAACCCGATGGAGTTTTCTTGGGAAATCATAACTGTAACAAGTCGTACTGCAATTtgaattcattgtatttatatgagttaatatcataattataaaaattgacGAGAGATTAAAATACAATTTGAATTGatgaaattataaaaacaaaaaaagaaaaaaaaacatatttcatGACATCAAATATTTGTCTCAATTATACttagaattaataataatattagattTTATTTCCGAATTCAAGGGATACATCTTTATTTTGTAAAGCAGTTTTGGCATGGAATATTAATGCAATTTCAATTTGGGATCTTACAATCAATTTATAAGCAAAtcgaaaaattgtattttatcgagagtaggtcttttgtgagacggtctcacgaatctttatatgtgagatgtgttaaccctaccgatattcacaataaaaagtaatattcttagcataaaaagtaatattttttaatggatgactcaaataagagatccgtctcacaaaatacgacccgtgagaaagtctgacacaagtttttgccattttattttggttttgaaGAACCGAATCCATAATTCATGAAGGTGgaaaaatgtaaatattagattttggTTTTGGCATGTAAATATTAGACGCAAtacaattatttcaaattataagaaaattaatcTAGATTTGGGTAATTGATTTCTGAACTTGGTCAGACCAACCTACAAACATTTTTTTCTATATTAGACTAACACTTAATAATGCAGTattgatatatattaaaatagaaagataaattatatttttgatctCGTAACTTACACAGTTTCCAATTTTAGTCTTAATATGAGTTGATTCAAAGACTCGGTGcattaaattgaatttttttttttcaaatttccgtattttttttttccaaatttgaaATTGATCATCAGTATTCTGAGTTCGAAAATAAATTTGGATATTTTGGTTTTTGATGAGAAAATAGTCTATGTGGGAAAAaagcaaataaaataaaaaaagaaaaaatcaaagtCCACGTGAtcttaaaaataacaaataaataataaaaatattcacaCTTAGTAACCAAAGCTTAAAATTTGTTATCTGGACGAGATTAGCACGGTAGAGCCGCTACCTGATCTCTGTTTGAACAGGTGTGGAGGCTTTGTTTAATCCTTTCCTCTGTATTCATACGCTCACAATACTTATTTGTGGAAATCGAAAACCTAATCGGACTATTTATTTGGAGGTTTTTTCTCTAGTAGTCAATTTGTTGTAAAAGGGTAAGATTGAAGTTTTTGGTTTTGAATTTCCAGTTAAAAGGGCTTTTTTAAACGCGAGGTATTGATTTTTAAGTCTTTGTTCCTGAGGTTTGGGGTAAGATTAATCATGAACTGTGAAGgggtttgttttgttttgttttgttttgatgaTGTTATTGAGCTCTTGTAACCTATTTTTGCGATTCATTGTGTGCTTGCTAGtgtttgtttcttttctttttgtgtGTGAATCTTTTTCTGTGCCAGTGAAATGGAAGAAAAAGCATTACCTTTGTTCGACGGTAGGGAAAGGTAAAATATGTGTTTCTTGTTGTCGTAAATAATCGTAAAATTCACTTTGAAGATAATTCTGATTAATTTCAATTTCGAGAAGCATATTTCTGCTGTTGCTGAACAGATAATAtaagtatttaaaaataaattattctgcATCTTATgaattgtttttcttttcatttgttAAATAGCATCTCACGACTATCAACTCCGAGCAAAACTCATCACCATTAATTTCTGAACGTCTTTCGCTGACTTAAAAATTGTTGAAGCTCCATACGAGACTTTATCAATAAATACTCCCTCTTTAACTTCTCCAAATTCGATAAAGCCCAAAAAGTCTCTTGATAGTgtttaaattattcaaaatgaaCTTGAGGAGAAGATTGAGCTTgatcaattataaataaaaaatattcaactcTAAAAGACTTTTTACCTGATTGTGTTACATCGTCACTACCATTTTCATCAAATTGTTTTTTCTTCGAATGATGCactttttcacaaaatttaggTACGACCCCCATATGTACTTAATATGGGGCTCGGTTTTTTTCATTTAAGTAGGCCTCCTCCTGGGCCGGGCACTGAGGTGGTGGCTTGCCTAGCCTCATAGAAGGTCCGGCCCTGCATGGAAGTCGGTGACTGAGCCATATCTTGATCTGTAGATATGTATGCGAACGAGTAAGTAATATGTTTAATATGAAATGTTCTAATGAAAACCAGTAGTACTAGGTgaagtctgtaagtttttgagttttttattgttttggtttttgttttgctAATGTGGAGTTTTGATGCTGTAGGCACTCAAATTGGTTGAAGAGATGAGGAGAGTATACGCCTGCTGTCACTCTCGGCTCATATGCAGTCCCTTGCTCGTCGCTGTTATGGTATTGGCAGTGTTATCAATAGCAAAGGTGACTGTCACTGTAGGAAGTGAAGATCAAAATGCCTCGGAAATCATTTCGAGATTCCAACAATACCTCCAAATCAACACTGCCCACCCCTTCCCAAACTACCAAGATGCAGTGCAATTCATTGTCTCCCAAGCAAAGTCATTGTCCTTAGAATCCAAAATCCTTGAATTCACAAAGGGGAAACCCATGGTTCTCCTCAAGTGGGTGGGCCGAAAGCCTGAGCTTCCCTCCATCCTCCTGAATTCCCACACAGACGTGGTACCTGCTGAGCACCACAAATGGGCACACCCCCCTTTTGATGCCCATCTCGACCCATCTTCCGGTGACATCTATGCTCGTGGCTCTCAGGATATGAAGAATGTAGGTATTCAGTACCTGGAGGCCATTCGTAAGCTCCAGGAATCTGGCTTCCACCCGTTGCGCACCATCTATCTTTCATTCGTTCCAGATGAGGAAATAGGTGGCCATGATGGGGCAGAGAAGTTTGCAGACTCTGACATTTTCAGGAAAATGAATGTGGGTATTGTGCTGGACGAGGGACTGGCATCCCCTACTGAAAATTACCGCTTGTTTTATGGGGAGAGGTGCCCCTGGTGGCTAGTAATCACGGCCACTGGGGCACCTGGTCACGGGGCTAAGCTTTATGATAACACTGCCATGGAGAATCTACTGAAGAGTATTGAGAGTATTAGAAGATTCAGGGCCGCTCAATTTGATTTGATCAAAGGCGGACTGAAGGCTGAAGGAGAGGTTATTTCTGTTAATATGGTCTTCTTAAAAGCCGGGACCCCATCTCCGAACGTGAGTCTCTTATTTCTTTTGTGCCTTGTTTTTACAATACAGCAGACACTGCTTATTTTGGTTTGAATGTGCTTCTATAATATCAGAGTTTTGCTTATACTTTCGTTCACTGATTGTATTTTGGACAACCTTTATGTATTTTTCATTGTATGAAATACAAATGATTGGATTTTCTGTATTTTATTCTGTGAGTTGGACACAAATATTAACTGACCATTACTATTCTATGCTTCTCTGGTTTAATTGTATGTAGAATATGTTTAACTGGTGTATTTTTGTCAGGGTTTTGTCATGAATTTGCAACCATCCGAAGCTCAAGCAGGTTTTGATATCCGAGTTCCACCAACTGCAGATGCAGTGTCCTTGGAAAGACGAATTGCTGAGGAATGGGCTCCTGTTACTCGTAATATGACCTTTGAGGTGAGAAAAATATGATTCAGCGGTGTGGcttatatttttgttatggGTAGGTTAGTCATGCAGATATTCCTCAAATTTAAAAGGATTCGTAGTCCCTGAAATTTCATTTCTATAATACCTCTGGTTGTCTCAGTATTCCATAGTTTTAGCCTTTTTAAATCCTATATGTGAGTAATCATTTTAATCTAATTTTGAAGCAGTACCACTTTTGAGCTTCAATGTGCATACtcataaattttgagaaattaaATTCCATCCAATTGTTAGTGGATGTGTATGAACCGCTCTTGGTAGTTTTGTCCCACTATTGAAGCAATTTTACGAGGAACAATCATATTGTGAAACTTAATAGATCTGCATTGATCTGTAGAAAATGGAGTTTAAGTAGGTATTTCTGATATCGCTGTTGCAAACATTAGAGGCTGCTAATATTGTCGACCTTCTTTGACTTGTGgttcattcatttatttaatttctactTGTTAAGTTGCGTGGGTTTAGTGATTTAGGTAATTTATCTCGGGTCTAGTGATTTAGGTAATTTATCTTCAGATGATAGGGcacttttttaatgaatttttagtTGGGACAGTTCAAGCAGAGGGCAACTTTGTATGACAAGTTTGGGAAGCCAATTCTTACAGCTTTTGACAGTTCCAATCCTTGGTGGATACTGTTAGAAGAAGCAATAGAAAAGGCTAATGGGAAATTTGGAGAACCCGAGATATTTCCGGCTTCTACAGACGCTCGCTATTTCAGGGATCGAGGCATTCCAGCAATTGGCTTTTCTCCAATGGCAAGGACTCCCATTCTACTTCACGATCATAATGAGGTgactttttgttttcttctagtTTGAGGGGTtactaataatattttataaggttttttaatatgaaaaataatttggaTGTTGCATTTGTGTGACCATTCAAGATCAGTTTAAATCTTTTCAATTGATGAATGTTTTGACATCATAATCCTTCGTTTGTCGATATCTTTTAAATCAGTAAACACCTAAGATGGTATTTCCGTGTTCTCCCCTTTCTTCATCTTTTATTTTCCAGCCTTCAATTGATATCTATCTATGATATATATGCCTAGTATGTCCTGACTTGCAAAATGAAAGCAGACGAACTAAATTTTCTTATTCCGCTTTTGCAGTTTCTGAACAAGGATGAGTATTTGAAAGGCATTAAAATTTATGAATCAGTAATTAAAGCCTACACGACTTTTGTTGAACCTACTAAAGATGAAGCCTCCAGAGCGGAATTGTAAACTTGCACAGAACGCGAAGTTCAATTGATAGCCATTCATCCCAGAACGCGAAGTACAAGTGTTCAATAATCTCAATCAGTGGATCCTTCCATGTCGTGGTTGTGAAGAAGTGGGGTGGATTTATAATTAACTTTGTTCTATGTTTTTCGTTTGGTAGATACAACATGCAGAATTGCCATTAGTCTGTTATACCTGCCAAAAGGGTTTGAAGAGAGAGCGTATCTTTGCAATAAGATCCAATTTGTCAATATATGGACAGTAACTGTGAGATATTTGGTTTGCCTAATCTTTCAGAATTCAAAGCCGAAGAAATTGCTGTTTTCTTTTCCTAATTAGCTATTTGGCGAATGCTTGCAGCTGTATTCACTGCACGATTGTTCTCCTCATGTTAAATGGGCATTGGCTCTTTAATTGGTCGGTTCATGTGGTATTGGCCTATATGGTATTTACCCTGTTCGTTTACTTTTTTATCTTTCATGATGCCAGTGTTTCGATGGCCTGTAATAACTAGAAATAATCATACTGATAGTTACGACTTAGGTATATAGTTTGGTACAATGGATAAGAGATTGATAAATATTCATCTTTATCTTACGTTTTGTACCTTTTTAGAAAGCTCATGATATTcccgtgataaataattttatataaagataaaatattttttttatgagatgtgataattttaatttaatgataaaaaacaccacaaatgacttaatttttCTCAACATGTAAAGATCATAAACACtatcgttctctcatttcaTCGCTCcgtcaaataaatatttttatttatttttatatattatataatatgataattatataaatgaattcgagataattatataaatgatttttataaatttcaataaaattattagtatcgcttgattaacattaaaatttgatatttcaCTTGACAcacaaaatcaagggctcaattatcatattatataatatataaaattaagtaaaaataaataaatcatgtcaGCACTGTCGacgcatgaacagataagaaatatgaactcaagcaacaactttgaaattataaaattgattatgataaggttaattttgtcattacaatctaatacataaaattaatcactcttattaaaatcataacaaacattaaatataatatcatacatcttatttatccttaacttattcttatattatatatcacatgtttatcttatcatgtgtaccaaactatgatGTAGATGATTACGTTCTTGATAAGGTACCTAATCTAAAATTCCAATTCCTGGCATCTAGCTCTGGTAATTATATGTAATGCTAACATGGAAACTTGTGTTATGACGTCTTGGAAGACAAACGATAAGATTTCATAGCAAGTTATACCCGCCCCTCCTGTTCCACTTCATTCTAGGGGctattcatatttatatatgCTAGGTTTTTGATGTTCATGTATTATATTGTacttaacaaagtgaatatatttccaaTTATACATGTTCAATTTcgattgaaaaatattttcaatgagGTTGCTATAATCACCACTGAAGCCAAGACTAGCTTTGTCTTGTGAGTGCTTTTGCAGCTCCTGCATTTTCTTAAGACTCATTGAAGACTTGTTCCTAATGATAATCAGTTCAGTTAGTTTCTTATTCTCAGAAATAAGTTGCTAATATTCAATCAGTACTCTTTCATTTTTAGTCTTAAGCTTTGAAGCTTCTGTCTTGAGACAAAACAATTCACCTAACAGCCCCAGGCTTTGTATCACTTTCAGTTGGGCTTCCATTCTTTGCTTTCACTTCCTCGAATGATCGAAAAAGTCCAGTATTTTATTACCATGTCATTTATTGCAGTGATGATATTATCTCGTGTAAAATCAGTTGAACTAAAATCAAATACGTCGTCATTGATAGATTTCAGCTCAGCATCGGCCATGAGGCATTGCACCTCATCTTCATCACTCTCACTAGTGGTACACTCTGACTCGGATGAGTTAGTCTTAGAATTAGCCAACTATGCCTTATTGTCCTCGGCCACCAATACCTTATGATCTCTTCTTTTCCTGAATGACCTTCTATcttcttttgattttttcttcttGTCATATGGTCGGCCATATTTATCAGTTGGCATCCTATCATCATTCATTGGCTTAAGATAGTCGGTTATGAAATGCCCGGCCTTCCCATAGTTGAAACACCATTGTCCTCATCAGTGGACTCTTTCTTATAATATTTGCATCTGCTTGGGCTTTGGAAATTTCCCTGGTTTTTCCTTAAAAACTTGCCAAATTTCCTTACAAACAGTGACATAGCATTACTACTCAACTACTCAGCAGACTTCTCTTTGGAGACAGTTTGTTCAATGGTTGCAGCAGCCAAAGCCTTCGTCAGTTTGGTTGATGACTCACTATCAGTTCTTGTTTTAAGTTCGAATTCATATGTTTTAAGGTTTGCAAGCAGATCGTACAATTCAAGCTTGTTAAAATCTTTTGATTCACGCATGACCATTGTTTTGACGTCTCATTCTCTTGGGATTGTCACTATTAATTTCAATGCTAATTCACGATTGTCATACTATTTCCTAAGAGTAGTAAGTTAGATTATGAAACTGTCGACTCTTTCATCAAAATCTGACATAGATTCACCTGCCTTCATTTTGATGCTGTCAAATTTCTATAttacaacaaaaaatttattttcccagATGTCCTTGGATGTAGAACACATCTTAATCTTGCTCAATGTATTTTTATCCAATGCCTTGTACAAGATTTCATTGGCAACATTGTCTAAATTTACCTTTTTGTTGTCATCATCGGTCTGCTCCATTCTCGATTTTTCAATAATCTGAGGAGCACCATCAGAAATGACAATGTTAGTGTTTTCTTTCAAGATTTTCATTAGGCCATCTGTGATGACacaccacatgtcatcatcttgtgcagttaaATAAGCCTGCATTTTGATTTTCTAGCCATCAAAATCCCCTTTGGAAAACATCGGGATTTTGCTAAATGAGACCATTTGTTTGAATAGTATTCAGAGACAAGAGTTAACCCGCTCTGATGCCACTTGTTAGTATTGGATATTGATTTCGAGGGGGTGAATAAATAATCTCAacaaattagaaaaatatttcGGTTGGATTACTAACACTGAAACGTAACTCTTGTCAGTAGTGTATTCAATAATCAACAGTGGAAACTGTGCGTAAATAGATTCACTGAAAAGGTTGAACACGAAAATGGTTCAGGTATAAATTGGCTAGGCTATCAAATAAATAAGTAAAGATAAACTGACTAAAATGTAAATGACACAAGTTGGTTTCTGGATGTTAAGAGAATTCAACACTCATACGTCACTCTTTCTTCCTTGTGGAAGGATTGCGTTAAAAGACTTCGGTAATTATAATACTTTTAAAACACCCACTTCGTATACTTTAGGTAGGGCGCATGGACTCTGACATTCAACAGAAAAAAGCTGTTATGGATGATCTTATCCAATCATCAACTGGGCTTTGCTTTTTTATAAATGTTAGCAGATGATCAGAGAATGCTCGTTGTTTGGATTGACTGATCCATTGAAGCAAACTATTCTAATCAGTTGTCCTTTGACCATTTTGGCTTCTATCGATGACCTTTTATATCAGCTTAGCTTAGTTCAATAGCCCCTAGTCAGCGAATAGACTTCTAGCAGGTTTGCTTAAGCGTCAGTAAGGCTCTGATTTTTAGTTTTGCTTAAGAAACAGAGATGCTCATGAATAATCAGTTTCCTTCCCGAATTCAGTTCAACTAGGCTCTACGATTATCCATTAGATCAACACCCTTGTTAAAATCACCAAAGCTAAAATGTTCTTACATCTAACCTTTTAAATTACTTCAGTGTTGTTATCATCCCCGTTTTTGGTTAAAAATCTCACAAattagttgttttttttaattgttttatttacttATATAACATTTTGTCTTAtttaaacaatgtgaaaaaaatataattattatgtattttgttATCTATAAATTTTACTGTTCAccactaaattttaattttttttaatgaattttggtaaatgttttttatttttaaataaaatattttataatattatcgTAAagacaaatttcaaataaatctcCAAACAATAATTTCATTTAGAGTCACTCCTTTGTACctcttaatatatttaaaattttgcaaaTCATCATTGAACTCTTTTTTCGGTATGTGACGTTATACTTATCGAGCATGACCAAAGGCATAGGGCTACACAAGGTTTCAAGCCTATATACCTTGaattaagtttttatttaataaaataacacatCATGCTTCCTTATAATAAATGATCACATGGTGTTGTGAACTTTCAATTATCCGGTATTGATCATTCCTTAGTAAGTTTATATCATAGGTTGTTCCAAATAGTATATAGTATCACaagaaaattgatttctttGTCTTGTAATATCAAGTACTATTTCGACTTCCACCAATCCTTCTGGACATCTAAgttttcctattgttgaaattttttttcttatcatTTGGATTTCTTGGACAAGTGTTTCCCCTCATCCGTGACTTGTTattctatctccttgaaaagataatCTTCTTGGTTCCAGTTTAAGACTTTGATTCTTTTGTAGAATCTGTTTGTCTTGGATCTAGACATATGTTTCCTGTATTAAAAGAAATTCGGTTCTTTTTGGATAAATTGTTTGAGaaaattttccaaatatttctagTATTTCAATAAgctcatttctaataaataattcTAAATGATATATATTAGATAGagaatatgaaatttgatacGTAATAAAATATGGTATATTATCTTCTTTCATCAgctttttttctttgaagtttTGATACAACGTCAAAGCTCGGATGAAGTCTCAATATGTTAGGTTGTAGGCAATTCTTGGATAAATTACTCCTACAATTTTTTCTACACAAAAATTTCCCGAGATAGTTCATAGTATT
This window of the Primulina huaijiensis isolate GDHJ02 chromosome 3, ASM1229523v2, whole genome shotgun sequence genome carries:
- the LOC140973436 gene encoding uncharacterized protein isoform X1; its protein translation is MRRVYACCHSRLICSPLLVAVMVLAVLSIAKVTVTVGSEDQNASEIISRFQQYLQINTAHPFPNYQDAVQFIVSQAKSLSLESKILEFTKGKPMVLLKWVGRKPELPSILLNSHTDVVPAEHHKWAHPPFDAHLDPSSGDIYARGSQDMKNVGIQYLEAIRKLQESGFHPLRTIYLSFVPDEEIGGHDGAEKFADSDIFRKMNVGIVLDEGLASPTENYRLFYGERCPWWLVITATGAPGHGAKLYDNTAMENLLKSIESIRRFRAAQFDLIKGGLKAEGEVISVNMVFLKAGTPSPNGFVMNLQPSEAQAGFDIRVPPTADAVSLERRIAEEWAPVTRNMTFELGQFKQRATLYDKFGKPILTAFDSSNPWWILLEEAIEKANGKFGEPEIFPASTDARYFRDRGIPAIGFSPMARTPILLHDHNEFLNKDEYLKGIKIYESVIKAYTTFVEPTKDEASRAEL
- the LOC140973436 gene encoding uncharacterized protein isoform X2, whose translation is MRRVYACCHSRLICSPLLVAVMVLAVLSIAKVTVTVGSEDQNASEIISRFQQYLQINTAHPFPNYQDAVQFIVSQAKSLSLESKILEFTKGKPMVLLKWVGRKPELPSILLNSHTDVVPAEHHKWAHPPFDAHLDPSSGDIYARGSQDMKNVGIQYLEAIRKLQESGFHPLRTIYLSFVPDEEIGGHDGAEKFADSDIFRKMNVGIVLDEGLASPTENYRLFYGERCPWWLVITATGAPGHGAKLYDNTAMENLLKSIESIRRFRAAQFDLIKGGLKAEGEVISVNMVFLKAGTPSPNGFVMNLQPSEAQAGFDIRVPPTADAVSLERRIAEEWAPVTRNMTFEFKQRATLYDKFGKPILTAFDSSNPWWILLEEAIEKANGKFGEPEIFPASTDARYFRDRGIPAIGFSPMARTPILLHDHNEFLNKDEYLKGIKIYESVIKAYTTFVEPTKDEASRAEL